Proteins encoded in a region of the Panicum hallii strain FIL2 chromosome 3, PHallii_v3.1, whole genome shotgun sequence genome:
- the LOC112886190 gene encoding protein RALF-like 19, which yields MARLDTASLVALAAFFVLCCAASSAAAQASMTADLGAMQASPSCDRALGQCAVGSDEEDEYAELGGGEASLRRAMAQRQPTNRYISYAALRADQVPCNQRGRSYYSNCASQQPANPYRRGCSAITRCARNTN from the coding sequence ATGGCTCGACTCGACACCGCATCCCTCGTGGCCCTGGCGGCCTTCTTCGTGCTCTGTTGCGCGGcgtcctcggcggcggcgcaggcctCCATGACGGCAGACCTCGGGGCGATGCAGGCGTCGCCGTCGTGCGACCGGGCGCTGGGGCAGTGCGCGGTGGGGAGCGACGAGGAGGACGAGTACGCGGAgctgggcggcggcgaggcgtcCCTGCGGCGGGCCATGGCGCAGCGGCAGCCGACCAACCGGTACATCAGCTacgcggcgctgcgcgcggacCAGGTGCCCTGCAACCAGCGCGGCCGCTCCTACTACAGCAACTGCGCGTCGCAGCAGCCCGCCAACCCCTACCGCCGGGGGTGCTCCGCCATCACCCGCTGCGCGCGCAACACCAACTGA